gggcatgcccgggtcctgaatcctgttgtgcctgtgaataggctgcagggggacggtgaagaccagcaacagctttcagggctgccaccttccgtgtgggacaaggagccggacatgtgccttttcggaaacaggctctgccgaggacgagagactaaccctgaccctaaccctaaccctaagcactaaccctaaccctaagcccatccctaacgaccctaaccctaaccctaaccctaagcccttaactctaaccctaaccctaaaccctaaccctaaccctaactgtaaccctaacccggaccctatctcctaactctaaccctaaccctaaaccctaaccctaaccgtaaccctaaccacctaaccctaacactcaccctaacacctaaccctaaccctaatcctaacccctaagcctaacccctaaccctaaccctaaccctaatggaccctaaccctaaccctaaccctaacccttaaccctaaccctaaccctaacccctaaccctaagcctaatggccctaaccctaaccctgaccctaaccctaaccctaaccctaacccctaaccctaaccctaaccctaaccctaaccccaaccctaaccctaaccctaacaccgaactgtaaaccttttctgacaagttgcaggatgtgtgccgtttccgaaacaggttctgctgaggacgagagccatgagattttcctcctctgggcaagcccgtatcccagatcctgttgtgcctgtgaataggctgcagggggacggtgaagaccagcaacagctttcagggctgccaccttccgtgtgggacaaggagccggacgtgtgccttttcggaaagaggccctgccgaggacgagagccatgagatgttcctcctctgggcaagcccgggtcctgaatcctgttgtacctgtgaataggctgcagggggacggtgaagaccagcaacagtttcagggctgccaccttccgtgtgggacaaggagccggacgtgtgccttttcggaaagaggccctgccgaggatgagagccacgagatgttcctcctctgggcaagcccgggtcccagatcctgttgtgcctgtgaataggctgcagggggacggtgaagaccagcaacagctttcagggctgccaccttccgtgtgggacaaggagccggacgtgtgccttttcgaaaataggccctgccgaggacgagagccatgagatgttcctcctctgggcaagcccgggtcccagatcctgttgtgcctgtgaataggctgcagggggacggtgaagaccagcaacagctttcagggctgccaccttccgtgtgggacaagtagccggaagtgtgccttttcgggaagaggctctgccgaggacaagagccatgatatgttcctcctctgagcgtgcccgggtcctgaatactgttgtgcctttgaataggctgcagggggacggtgaagaccagcaacatctttccggcctcccaccttccatgtgggacaaggagccggacttgtgacttttcggaaataggctctgccgaggacgagagccatgagatgttcctcctctgggcaagcccgggtcccagatcctgttgtgcctgtgaataggctgcagggggcggtgaagaccagcaacagtttcagggctgccaccttccttgtgggacaaggagctggacgtgtgccttttcggaaagaggccctgccgaggacgagagccacgagatgttcctcctctgggcaagcccgggtcccagatcctgttgtgcctgtgaataggctgcagggggacggtgaagaccagcaacagctttcagggctgccaccttccgtgtgggacaaggagccggacgtgtgccttttcgaaaataggccctgccgaggacgagagccatgagatgttcctcctctgggcaagcccgggtcccagatcctgttgtgcctgtgaataggctgcagggggacggtgaagaccagcaacagctttcagggctgccaccttccgtgtggtaaaaggagccggacatgtgccttttcggaaacaggctctgccgaggacgagagactaaccctgaccctaaccctaaccctaaccactaaccctaaccctaagcccatctctaacgaccctaaccctaaccctaaccctaagcccttaacactaaccctaaccctaaaccctaaccctaaccctaactgtaaccctaaccatgaccctatctcctaactctaaccctaaccctaaaccctaaccctaacagtaaccctaaccacctaaccctaacactcaccctaacacctaaccctaaccctaatcctaacccctaaccctaacccctaaccctaaccctaaccctaatggaccctaaccctaaccctaacccttaaccctgaccctaaccctaacccctaaccctaagcctaatggccctaaccctaaccctaaccctgaccctaaccctaaccctaaccctaacccctaaccctaaccctaaccctaaccctaaccccaaccctaaccctaaccctaacaccgaactgtaaaccttttctgacaagttgcaggatgtgtgccgtttccgaaacaggttctgctgaggacgagagccatgagattttcctcctctgggcaagcccgtatcccagatcctgtcgtacctgtgaataggctgcagggggacggtgaagaccagcaacagctttcagggctgccaccttccgtgtgggacaaggagctggacgtgtgcctttccagaatcaggctctgccgaggacgagagccatgagatgttcctcctctgggcaagcccgggtcctgaatcctgttgtacctgtgaataggctgcagggggacggtgaagaccagcaacagtttcagggctgccaccttccgtgtgggacaaggagccggacgtgtgccttttcggaaagaggctctgccgaggacgagagccatgagatgttcctcctctgggcaagcccaggtcctgaatccttttgtacctgtgaataggctgcagggggacggtgaagaccagcaacagtttcagggctgccaccttccgtgtgggacaaggagccggacgtgtgccttttcggaaagaggccctgccgaggatgagagccacgagatgttcctcctctgggcaagcccgggtcccagatcctgttgtgcctgtgaataggctgcagggggacggtgaagaccagcaacagctttcagggctgccaccttccgtgtgggacaaggggccggacgtgtgccttttcgaaaataggccctgccgaggacgagagccatgagatgttcctcctctgggcaagcccgggtcccagatcctgttgtgcctgtgaataggctgcagggggacggtgaagaccagcaacagctttcagggctgccaccttccgtgtgggacaagtagccggaagtgtgccttttcgggaagaggctctgccgaggacaagagccatgatatgttcctcctctgagcgtgcccgggtcctgaatactgttgtgcctttgaataggctgcagggggacggtgaagaccagcaacatctttccggcctgccaccttccatgtgggacaaggagccggacttgtgacttttcggaaataggctctgccgaggacgagagccatgagatgttcctcctctgggcaagcccgggtcccagatcctgttgtgcctgtgaataggctgcagggggcggtgaagaccagcaacagctttcagggctgccaccttccgtgtgggacaaggagccggacgtgtgccttttcgaaaataggccctgccgaggacgagagccatgagatgttcctcctctgggcaagcccgggtcccagatcctgttgtgcctgtgaataggctgcagggggacggtgaagaccagcaacagctttcagggctgccaccttccgtgtgggacaagtagccggaagtgtgccttttcgggaagaggctctgccgaggacaagagccatgagatgttcctcctctgagcgtgcccgggtcctgaatactgttgtgcctttgaataggctgcagggggacggtgaagaccagcaacatctttccggcctcccaccttccatgtgggacaaggagccggacttgtgacttttcggaaacaggctctgccgaggacgagagactaaccctgaccctaaccctaaccctaaccactaaccctaaccctaagcccatccctaacgaccctaaccctaaccctaaccctaagcccttaacactaaccctaaccctaaaccctaaccctaaccctaactgtaaccctaaccatgaccctatctcctaactctaaccctaaccctaaaccctaaccctaacagtaaccctaaccacctaaccctaacactcaccctaacacctaaccctaaccctaatcctaacccctaaccctaacccctaaccctaaccctaaccctaatggaccctaaccctaaccctaacccttaaccctaaccctaaccctaacccctaaccctaagcctaatggccctaaccctaaccctaaccctgaccctaaccctaaccctaaccctaacccctaaccctaaccctaaccctaaccctaaccccaaccctaaccctaaccctaacaccgaactgtaaaccttttctgacaagttgcaggatgtgtgccgtttccgaaacaggttctgctgaggacgagagccatgagattttcctcctctgggcaagcccgtatcccagatcctgtcgtacctgtgaataggctgcagggggacggtgaagaccagcaacagctttcagggctgccaccttccgtgtgggacaaggagctggacgtgtgcctttccagaatcaggctctgccgaggacgagagccatgagatgttcctcctctgggcaagcccgggtcctgaatcctgttgtacctgtgaataggctgcagggggacggtgaagaccagcaacagtttcagggctgccaccttccgtgtgggacaaggagccggacgtgtgccttttcggaaagaggctctgccgaggacgagagccaggagatgttcctcctctgggcaagcccgggtcctgaatcctgttgtacctgtgaataggctgcagggggacggtgaagaccagcaacagtttcagggctgccaccttccgtgtgggacaaggagccggacgtgtgccttttcggaaagaggccctgccgaggatgagagccacgagatgttcctcctctgggcaagcccgggtcccagatcctgttgtgcctgtgaataggctgcagggggacggtgaagaccaacaacagctttcagggctgccaccttccgtgtgggacaaggggccggacgtgtgccttttcgaaaataggccctgccgaggacgagagccatgagatgttcctcctctgggcaagcccgggtcccagatcctgttgtgcctgtgaataggctgcagggggacggtgaagaccagcaacagctttcagggctgccaccttccgtgtgggacaagtagccggaagtgtgccttttcgggaagaggctctgccgaggacaagagccatgatatgttcctcctctgagcgtgcccgggtcctgaatactgttgtgcctttgaataggctgcagggggacggtgaagaccagcaacatctttccggcctcccaccttccatgtgggacaaggagccggacttgtgacttttcggaaataggctctgccgaggacgagagccatgagatgttcctcctctgggcaagcccgggtcccagatcctgttgtgcctgtgaataggctgcagggggcggtgaagaccagcaacagctttcagggctgccaccttccgtgtgggacaaggagccggacgtgtgccttttcgaaaataggccctgccgaggacgagagccatgagatgttcctcctctgggcaagcccgggtcccagatcctgttgtgcctgtgaataagatgcaggggcacggtgaagaccagcaacagctttcagggctgccaccttccgtgtgggacaagtagacggacgtgtgccttttcgggaagaggctctgccgaggacaagagccatgatatgttcctcctctgagcgtgcccgggtcctgaatactgttgtgcctttgaataggctgcagggggacggtgaagaccagcaacatctttccggcctgtgtagacattcgtctgatcaccccgtgggactcggcacagggtccaccataccctgggccacagagcactgacaccaatatgaggatgctgcaaatggcgtttattcaactgcgtcacgcccttatatactgcctgtcggtcatcccgcctcctttaacccttctctttccgtacatcgcgagatcttccgagcgccaatccctacaattcccccctcactatggcggatgaccgacggtacaaactggcgttacaggtataagtgatcccaccacctcatagtaattcgtgtactggtgggtacccgcactctgtataaagagtttccgcacgcaaacagtcagtgctggtatcccacaacaaaccataataaccaccaccaaaaggattccaaatagggtcaacgtttttcagtcaatcaaagacaggagccattgccaggtcgacgagaggagattgtcaagccactgtcacctgcctcctgtaattgattggctttgtctaaaagcatatcatagtcccccgcttatggggtacacacagcggttgctgtaaagtggatctgcggtgttcaaaacatcggtcacaccattttgatgttcggctggtgcgtctccagagttgttgtccacagcggtcatacttggtaagcacccaagggtcacaacgaccacagtgcaggtactcagatgatcttctgaacggcatcctgcaaaataactcacaacaaatcgttattgactgaggtctggtttcaaccaccgtgacggcacccagcgcacacgtgagtctgggtgctctgatgattgtactgcagcataccctcttccctgtgtcaccaagcgccaccctccttcccactttcctgtttctgggtctcaactagtgctgcttgtaatctgtttgtccaagcttccttctaaatcaaaaaaaaaatgggagtcaaaatcatactgcaaaactgtcgcgaatcccagggagtcagtgaacctgaaaaaaaacccacatctaacagagagcctgtcatgggatgtcctaagccgtattcatccacggtctttttcacttgttgcaaaagcttgctatctaacagagaccactccacccctacaccacctggaccagctcggactgggcaaactaaagggggtccttcaaaacgtatgccgtccataacacattcctttgctacaattttccagtctggcaacgtgatctttggtgaatcgggaactcctttctgttccccagctgcttgtagcagctgccgctgttgcttcacctgctcctgtatctcctctactactcgctgcagcatctgcagcggatctgcagctgggccggacacaggtattaaagacataggcgttgccgtttcactggctgctgccgactgcgccttacagtcggagatagccttttgttttaccgctgcgtgcggcggacgacagcggtgtccgcccaccagttgccacgcctcctctaaccgttgagccgacccctcgattgagtccggaccactctcttcctcttccgctacgcgcgtaagagggggtgtcctgactttctttcctccttcctttggccgtgctccgcctctcccgacctccggagagacatccggggagaaggcggatgtcggcgccatcttagggtgagcttgtggcgcagttcgcaaaacacgtcccggcacccaatcctccggatcatacaggggaaccgctccctcctctgcctgctccttttccgatcccttcatcaccgccctctccgcctcctctagtctctgcctctccttctcccgtctcctttgctcagccacgggttcctctgcctcctgaattaactgtcgatctttctcccgctcctcctctctcgcccgttcacgctcccgttcaaactcctcccaagggtatcccggtggttcggccggtgctgacggctgcactgggagcaccagaggcgtctgctccgctacctccgtcagcccttctgtccgcgcccccccatccgcctgcacgccccgctccgcctgcgcgtgcatcaatctctttgcttccttccatgttaagccctcctcccgcactttcctgaaaatcgccctaatccgcccccacgtctttaactccggaccatgctgcgtcgccatagcccgttccgctaaagccgcggtgcatttcggccagcactcaggagacaatatgtcccccgggcgctctatcgcttcctctttcaggagccgctctaggcaagctttcgcttctttttgtcccatagggatttttacctctctagagcatgagtccaacaccttcaggactccttccatgcctggccaggccttcgattacgccccgcgtaatccgccgatgtccaatcacgtcggggtcaccacttgtagacattcgtctgatcaccccgtgggactcggcacagggtccaccataccctgggccacagagcactgacaccaatatgaggatgctgcaaatggcgtttattcaactgcgtcacgcccttatatactgcctgtcggtcatcccgcctcctttaacccttctctttccgtacatcgcaagatcttccgagcgccaatccctacaggcctgccaccttccatgtgggacaaggagccggacttgtgacttttcggaaataggctctgccgaggacgagggccatgagatgttcctcctctgggcaagcccgggtcccagatcctgttgtgcctgtgaataggctgcagggggacggtgaagaccagcaacagctttcagggctgccaccttccgtgtggtaaaaggagccggacatgtgccttttcggaaacaggctctgccgaggacgagagactaaccctgaccctaaccctaaccctaaccactaaccctaaccctaagcccatcactaacgaccctaaccctaaccctaaccctaagcccttaacactaaccctaaccctaaaccctaaccctaaccctaactgtaacactaaccatgaccctatctcctaactctaaccctaaccctaaaccctaaccctaacagtaaccctaaccacctaaccctaacactcaccctaacacctaaccctaaccctaatcctaacccctatccctaacccctaaccctaaccctaaccctaatggaccctaaccctaaccctaaccctaacccttaaccctaaccctaaccctaacccctaaccctaagcctaatggccctaacactaaccctaaccctgaccctaaccctaaccctaagcctaaccctaaccccctaaccctaaccctaacccctaaccctaaccctaaccctaaccctaaccccaaccctaaccctaaccctaacccctaactgtaaaccttttctgacaagttgcaggatgtgtgccgtttccgaaacaggttctgctgaggacgagagccatgagattttcctcctctgggcaagcccgtatcccagatcctgttgtgcctgtgagggttggggttagggttagggggacggtgaagaccagcaacagctttcagggctgccaccttccgtgtggggtacggagccggacgtgtgcctttccagaatcaggctctgccgaggacgagagccatgagatgttcctcctctgggcaagcccgggtcctgaatcctgttgtacctgtgaataggctgcagggggacggtgaagaccagcaacagtttcagggctgccaccttccgtgtgggacaaggagccggacgtgtgccttttcggaaagaggccctgccgaggacgagagccacgagatgttcctcctctgggcaagcccgggtcccagatcctgttgtgcctgtgaataggctgcagggggacggtgaagaccagcaacagctttcagggctgccaccttccgtgtgggacaagtagccggaagtgtgccttttcgggaagaggctctgccgaggacaagagccatgatatgttcctcctctgagcgtgcccgggtcctgaatactgttgtgcctttgaataggctgcagggggacggtgaagaccagcaacatctttccggcctcccaccttccatgtgggacaaggagccggacttgtgacttttcggaaataggctctgccgaggacgagagccatgagatgttcctcctctgggcaagcccgggtcccagatcctgttgtgcctgtgaataggctgcagggggcggtgaagaccagcaacagctttcagggctgccaccttccgtgtgggacaaggagccggacgtgtgccttttcgaaaataggccctgccgaggacgagagccatgagatgttcctcctctgggcaagcccgggtcccagatcctgttgtgcctgtgaataagatgcaggggcacggtgaagaccagcaacagctttcagggctgccaccttccgtgtgggacaagtagacggacgtgtgccttttcgggaagaggctctgccgaggacaagagccatgatatgttcctcctctgagcgtgcccgggtcctgaatactgttgtgcctttgaataggctgcagggggacggtgaagaccagcaacatctttccggcctgtgtagacattcgtctgatcaccccgtgggactcggcacagggtccaccataccctgggccacagagcactgacaccaatatgaggatgctgcaaatggcgtttattcaactgcgtcacgcccttatatactgcctgtcggtcatcccgcctcctttaacccttctctttccgtacatcgcgagatcttccgagcgccaatccctacaattcccccctcactatggcggatgaccgacggtacaaactggcgttacaggtataagtgatcccaccacctcatagtaattcgtgtactggtgggtacccgcactctgtataaagagtttccgcacgcaaacagtcagtgctggtatcccacaacaaaccataataaccaccaccaaaaggattccaaatagggtcaacgtttttcagtcaatcaaagacaggagccattgccaggtcgacgagaggagattgtcaagccactgtcacctgcctcctgtaattgattggctttgtctaaaagcatatcatagtcccccgcttatggggtacacacagcggttgctgtaaagtggatctgcggtgttcaaaacatcggtcacaccattttgatgttcggctggtgcgtctccagagttgttgtccacagcggtcatacttggtaagcacccaagggtcacaacgaccacagtgcaggtactcagatgatcttctgaacggcatcctgcaaaataactcacaacaaatcgttattgactgaggtctggtttcaaccaccgtgacggcacccagcgcacacgtgagtctgggtgctctgatgattgtactgcagcataccctcttccctgtgtcaccaagcgccaccctccttcccactttcctgtttctgggtctcaactagtgctgcttgtaatctgtttgtccaagcttccttctaaatcaaaaaaaaaatgggagtcaaaatcatactgcaaaactgtcgcgaatcccagggagtcagtgaacctgaaaaaaaacccacatctaacagagagcctgtcatgggatgtcctaagccgtattcatccacggtctttttcacttgttgcaaaagcttgctatctaacagagaccactccacccctacaccacctggaccagctcggactgggcaaactaaagggggtccttcaaaacgtatgccgtccataacacattcctttgctacaattttccagtctggcaacgtgatctttggtgaatcgggaactcctttctgttccccagctgcttgtagcagctgccgctgttgcttcacctgctcctgtatctcctctactactcgctgcagcatctgcagcggatctgcagctgggccggacacaggtattaaagacataggcgttgccgtttcactggctgctgccgactgcgccttacagtcggagatagccttttgttttaccgctgcgtgcggcggacgacagcggtgtccgcccaccagttgccacgcctcctctaaccgttgagccgacccctcgattgagtccggaccactctcttcctcttccgctacgcgcgtaagagggggtgtcctgactttctttcctccttcctttggccgtgctccgcctctcccgacctccggagagacatccggggagaaggcggatgtcggcgccatcttagggtgagcttgtggcgcagttcgcaaaacacgtcccggcacccaatcctccggatcatacaggggaaccgctccctcctctgcctgctccttttccgatcccttcatcaccgccctctccgcctcctctagtctctgcctctccttctcccgtctcctttgctcagccacgggttcctctgcctcctgaattaactgtcgatctttctcccgctcctcctctctcgcccgttcacgctcccgttcaaactcctcccaagggtatcccggtggttcggccggtgctgacggctgcactgggagcaccagaggcgtctgctccgctacctccgtcagcccttctgtccgcgcccccccatccgcctgcacgccccgctccgcctgcgcgtgcatcaatctctttgcttccttccatgttaagccctcctcccgcactttcctgaaaatcgccctaatccgcccccacgtctttaactccggaccatgctgcgtcgccatagcccgttccgctaaagccgcggtgcatttcggccagcactcaggagacaatatgtcccccgggcgctctatcgcttcctctttcaggagccgctctaggcaagctttcgcttctttttgtcccatagggatttttacctc
The sequence above is drawn from the Accipiter gentilis unplaced genomic scaffold, bAccGen1.1, whole genome shotgun sequence genome and encodes:
- the LOC126036664 gene encoding putative uncharacterized protein DDB_G0271982 isoform X11; protein product: MHAQAERGVQADGGARTEGLTEVAEQTPLVLPVQPSAPAEPPGYPWEEFERERERAREEEREKDRQLIQEAEEPVAEQRRREKERQRLEEAERAVMKGSEKEQAEEGAVPLYDPEDWVPGRVLRTAPQAHPKMAPTSAFSPDVSPEVGRGGARPKEGGKKVRTPPLTRVAEEEESGPDSIEGSAQRLEEAWQLVGGHRCRPPHAAVKQKAISDCKAQSAAASETAAASETATPMSLIPVSGPAADPLQMLQRVVEEIQEQVKQQRQLLQAAGEQKGVPDSPKITLPDWKIVAKECVMDGIRFEGPPLVCPVRAGPGGVGVEWSLLDSKLLQQVKKTVDEYGLGHPMTGSLLDVGFFSGSLTPWDSRQFCSMILTPIFFLI